Proteins found in one Scardovia inopinata JCM 12537 genomic segment:
- a CDS encoding endonuclease/exonuclease/phosphatase produces MRILFWNTNNNRNINPYLSSVIKDQQIDIIVLAEYCADKDNLFTSIRANQDYFIEYMTLGCNRINIWGNYRNVEPRGQNSYYSIQVINNTYVLCGLHLISDLHGDNSEERFAKIREIIKDVHDTEEEINSFKSIIVGDFNDMPYSKGLLNADGFHGLPALKTTKKKTRMVSGTLYREYYNPMWNFFGDFSAPPGTYYYNNSKLYSPMWYILDQFLLSRELAPNLVIDQLKIITECSHGTLYDKNDRPNTKISDHFPIMCEIDDTSKGNNNGKK; encoded by the coding sequence GTGAGAATCCTATTTTGGAACACCAATAACAACCGGAACATTAACCCATATCTCAGCAGTGTCATAAAAGATCAGCAAATCGATATCATTGTGCTTGCAGAGTATTGTGCAGATAAAGATAATCTTTTTACAAGCATTCGTGCTAACCAAGATTACTTCATTGAGTACATGACACTTGGCTGTAACAGAATTAATATTTGGGGTAATTATCGTAATGTTGAACCAAGAGGACAAAATTCTTATTATTCAATACAGGTAATCAATAATACATATGTACTTTGCGGGTTACATCTCATATCAGATCTGCATGGAGACAACAGCGAAGAACGTTTCGCAAAAATTCGTGAAATAATCAAAGATGTACATGATACCGAAGAAGAAATTAATTCTTTTAAATCGATAATTGTTGGAGATTTCAACGATATGCCCTATTCCAAGGGACTATTAAACGCAGATGGTTTCCACGGATTACCAGCACTTAAAACAACCAAAAAGAAAACCAGAATGGTGTCTGGTACACTATATAGAGAGTATTACAATCCGATGTGGAATTTCTTTGGTGATTTCTCAGCACCACCCGGTACTTACTATTATAATAATTCAAAACTTTATTCCCCTATGTGGTATATTTTGGATCAATTTCTTTTATCAAGAGAGCTTGCTCCAAATTTAGTGATAGACCAGCTTAAAATTATTACTGAGTGCAGCCACGGCACACTCTATGATAAAAATGACAGACCAAATACAAAAATAAGCGATCATTTTCCTATAATGTGTGAAATAGATGATACCTCGAAAGGAAACAATAATGGTAAAAAATAA
- a CDS encoding AAA family ATPase: protein MIQEFNNVSRKSFKNYTSKDLNLQPVNVIFGMNGSGKSALAEWLYDSSRTDTQLFNTDYVEREIRVRSSINGVRLIVGSDIEETEKVEEKRKERDKIKKDIAGIESEMENAKNSLADRIQEIFTKESKKFNNIKIRQKPNLKVQPHVVFEKWKQEAKNGEDLSEDQDISGNDDIERRIDALKTRFNEAPQPFEKEDIELVQKELITQLSRIVIKPHEEFTQSLLDWLSSGKELHDQNVERQTCKFCGNEFITREVFKRIENAVSAEYSQFCQKLNSLSQALERIKKSFTTITQKKEMNDSDESSLEKEIEFFLNALCEKQKDTETPINCDSSRVERLIKSLYNTQEGIIGSRDKIKRDIDNWEDKLKHQEDLAKMHIGRSISSDAVCVNNYNNYIDRHDCLVQKTERLDSLKRDIQNYKLQKSNLGEFEKIVNHVFEQEGIPFSIIVDDTGHSYTLVSKEDPLSSTRAPITANDLSEGEIRLLGFLHFYLSLYEGTKIRNSEKEKINLQQFSPTVDTIVIDDPVTSLDLNNRFTLLEIINKLSKQVVDQHKQLFILTHSPFDFNDYAFHCSKDNKTRLRIYKDENGNSVIARYEHDVFNNYYHEQFNFVMQFALDGKENIQLIENPVKYANPMRFVLESHARTHYGISDFTQKNYDKIKEKYLIPEEWNKDEIINAINLINELSHGLSFMDSGAQAMSTRSVQKAIRQLICVLYNKDPQHIESLYQPTSKRKWSNAKRSIQEWSQGLVQA from the coding sequence ATGATTCAAGAATTTAATAATGTCTCTAGAAAATCTTTTAAAAATTATACATCAAAAGATTTGAACCTTCAACCAGTGAATGTAATATTTGGAATGAACGGCTCTGGGAAATCTGCACTTGCGGAATGGCTTTATGATTCATCGCGCACAGACACGCAACTTTTTAATACTGATTATGTTGAGCGGGAAATTCGTGTACGTAGTTCAATTAATGGAGTTCGTCTTATTGTAGGTAGTGATATTGAGGAAACTGAAAAAGTTGAAGAAAAAAGAAAAGAAAGAGACAAAATAAAAAAAGACATCGCCGGGATTGAAAGTGAAATGGAAAATGCGAAAAATTCATTGGCTGACCGGATTCAAGAAATTTTTACAAAAGAAAGTAAGAAATTTAACAATATTAAGATTCGTCAGAAGCCGAATCTTAAAGTACAACCTCATGTTGTATTTGAGAAGTGGAAACAGGAAGCCAAGAACGGTGAAGATTTATCAGAGGATCAGGATATTTCGGGTAATGATGATATTGAACGAAGAATTGATGCTTTGAAAACACGATTTAATGAAGCACCGCAGCCTTTTGAGAAAGAGGATATCGAATTAGTCCAAAAAGAACTAATCACGCAACTATCGCGTATTGTAATTAAACCACACGAGGAGTTTACTCAGAGCTTGTTGGATTGGTTATCGAGTGGTAAAGAATTGCATGACCAAAATGTAGAGAGACAGACTTGCAAATTCTGTGGTAATGAGTTCATTACAAGAGAAGTTTTTAAACGAATTGAGAATGCAGTCAGTGCTGAGTATTCACAGTTTTGTCAAAAGTTAAATTCTTTGAGTCAAGCGTTAGAGCGCATTAAAAAGTCTTTTACAACGATTACTCAAAAAAAAGAGATGAATGATAGTGATGAATCCTCTTTGGAAAAGGAGATAGAGTTCTTTCTTAACGCTCTCTGTGAAAAACAAAAGGACACGGAGACGCCAATCAATTGTGATTCATCTAGAGTAGAGCGGCTCATAAAATCTTTGTATAACACCCAGGAAGGCATTATTGGAAGCAGAGATAAAATCAAAAGGGATATAGATAACTGGGAGGATAAGCTAAAGCATCAAGAAGATTTAGCCAAAATGCATATTGGCCGTTCTATTAGCTCTGACGCAGTATGTGTAAATAATTATAATAACTATATCGACCGTCACGATTGTCTGGTTCAGAAAACTGAACGACTTGATTCGTTGAAAAGAGATATTCAAAATTACAAATTGCAGAAAAGTAATCTCGGAGAATTTGAAAAAATTGTTAATCATGTATTCGAGCAAGAGGGGATTCCTTTTTCCATAATAGTTGATGATACGGGTCATAGTTACACACTTGTGTCTAAAGAAGATCCGCTATCTAGCACTAGAGCGCCTATTACAGCTAATGATTTGAGCGAAGGTGAGATACGTCTTCTTGGATTTTTACATTTTTATCTCTCATTATATGAAGGAACTAAAATAAGGAATAGCGAAAAAGAAAAAATTAATCTACAGCAGTTTTCTCCAACAGTTGATACAATTGTTATTGATGATCCTGTAACCAGTCTTGACCTTAATAATCGTTTTACTTTACTAGAGATAATTAATAAATTATCAAAACAGGTAGTTGATCAACACAAACAATTGTTTATCCTCACTCACTCGCCATTTGACTTTAATGATTATGCTTTTCACTGTTCTAAAGACAATAAGACTAGGCTTAGAATATATAAAGATGAAAATGGTAATAGCGTTATTGCTAGGTACGAGCATGATGTGTTTAATAACTATTATCATGAGCAATTCAATTTTGTTATGCAATTTGCGTTGGATGGGAAGGAAAATATTCAATTAATTGAAAATCCGGTAAAATACGCAAACCCGATGCGATTCGTTTTAGAATCGCACGCAAGGACTCATTATGGTATTTCTGATTTTACACAGAAGAATTACGACAAAATAAAAGAAAAATATTTGATTCCAGAAGAATGGAATAAAGATGAAATAATCAATGCCATAAATCTGATAAATGAATTATCGCATGGACTTTCATTTATGGACAGTGGTGCTCAAGCGATGTCGACAAGGAGTGTTCAAAAGGCAATCCGTCAATTAATCTGTGTTCTTTACAATAAAGATCCACAACATATTGAGTCTTTGTATCAGCCAACGAGCAAAAGGAAGTGGAGCAACGCAAAGAGAAGTATCCAGGAATGGAGCCAAGGTCTAGTTCAGGCGTAG
- a CDS encoding lectin-like domain-containing protein — MDKDTSQFPDSRKMRYRNLFTVAIEVITVVTLILATASFKDNGISTSQIRRGTVTQTSLSRNITLNGSASITTNNPGEINLTQDSPLQCGNAVFNMDLYATSSFTLKGLVSLGDKNAENGGGDGMSFFLFSGNLLSLGKCGGALGLGGLPVAFGFKLDTYYDSLRDKELYSADPSKFSRNAFGAFVNTQGVDSRGVKSTNIPVGYVQTVEEPAPAQIHSPQKDRISEIIVQYSGDTKTLTVVYENQKWSKNISSWLDPNMIYHLAIAGASHTNHNLQKLYFKSLSYTV, encoded by the coding sequence ATGGATAAAGATACTTCTCAATTTCCAGATAGTAGGAAGATGCGCTATCGCAACCTATTTACTGTTGCGATAGAGGTTATTACTGTTGTAACTTTAATTCTTGCCACTGCGTCCTTTAAAGACAATGGAATTTCGACGAGCCAAATTCGTAGAGGTACAGTGACGCAAACATCACTTTCGAGGAATATCACCCTTAACGGTTCCGCTTCGATTACTACAAATAATCCTGGAGAAATAAACCTTACCCAAGATTCCCCATTACAATGTGGGAATGCAGTATTTAATATGGACCTCTATGCAACAAGTAGTTTCACTCTAAAAGGTTTAGTCTCCCTTGGTGATAAGAATGCTGAAAACGGCGGGGGAGATGGTATGTCGTTTTTCTTGTTTTCTGGGAACTTATTATCACTTGGAAAGTGTGGCGGAGCATTGGGGCTCGGGGGTCTACCAGTCGCTTTTGGCTTCAAACTTGATACATATTATGATAGTTTGCGTGATAAGGAGCTTTATTCCGCAGACCCAAGTAAATTCTCTAGAAATGCTTTCGGCGCTTTCGTTAATACGCAAGGCGTTGATTCGCGCGGGGTCAAGAGTACGAATATCCCTGTTGGATATGTTCAAACAGTTGAAGAGCCTGCACCTGCACAGATCCATTCACCGCAAAAAGATCGAATTTCTGAAATTATTGTGCAATATTCCGGTGACACTAAGACGTTGACTGTAGTCTATGAAAACCAAAAATGGTCTAAAAATATATCATCTTGGCTTGATCCTAATATGATTTATCATTTAGCCATTGCCGGGGCGTCTCATACTAACCATAATTTACAGAAGTTGTATTTTAAGAGTCTTTCCTATACTGTGTAA
- a CDS encoding glycosyltransferase: protein MKKRILFYSESWGIGGIETLIMDIIRNIDHSKYTIDIFSTWDSNSLFDSELQKYDIHRYTVFHGYRPNLLVRQVLSIIKFRKLLNKNHYDIVHINTMNGMGFTFSAAALLEHVNIRIVHSHNANFGEGHYFAKSFAHKFGKTFLGNTANVRLATSSAAGKYLFDSKRFIILHNGIDTEKYRYNSEGRSVLRRKYQIADHTLVIGAIGRLVEQKNPLFVLEAFRELHQIIPDSALLLIGAGDLEAEIDSYISNNSLDSSVIRIGRVSSSAQYYSAFDLFFAASHYEGFGITVLEAQCNGLPVFCSTAFPQEVLITPLVNRMELTYGPKFWAKRAISYHTNFVEHGRERKNYADVIKREGYSIIDMIKNLEHIYERGI from the coding sequence ATGAAGAAACGGATTCTCTTCTATTCCGAGAGTTGGGGAATAGGTGGGATTGAAACCTTGATTATGGATATCATCAGGAACATTGATCATTCAAAGTATACGATTGATATTTTCTCTACATGGGATTCTAATAGTCTGTTTGATTCAGAGCTCCAGAAATACGATATACATCGCTATACTGTCTTCCACGGGTACAGGCCGAACCTTCTTGTACGCCAAGTTCTTTCAATTATCAAATTTAGAAAATTACTGAATAAGAATCATTACGATATCGTACATATCAATACGATGAATGGGATGGGATTTACATTTTCAGCGGCTGCATTATTAGAGCATGTCAATATTCGAATAGTTCACTCGCACAATGCAAATTTTGGAGAAGGACATTATTTCGCAAAATCATTTGCACATAAATTTGGGAAAACTTTTCTTGGAAATACTGCAAACGTACGGCTTGCGACCAGCTCTGCAGCAGGAAAATATCTTTTTGATTCAAAGCGGTTTATTATACTTCATAATGGAATTGATACAGAAAAATACCGCTATAATTCAGAAGGAAGATCGGTCTTAAGAAGAAAATATCAAATTGCGGATCATACATTAGTTATTGGAGCTATAGGGAGATTGGTGGAGCAAAAAAATCCGCTATTTGTACTGGAGGCTTTTCGCGAACTTCATCAAATTATTCCTGATTCCGCTCTCCTCTTAATTGGTGCAGGAGATCTTGAAGCAGAGATCGATAGCTATATATCTAATAATTCTCTGGACTCTTCTGTGATACGAATTGGGCGGGTATCAAGTTCAGCTCAGTATTATTCCGCATTCGATCTATTTTTCGCTGCTTCTCATTATGAGGGTTTCGGAATAACTGTATTAGAGGCTCAATGTAACGGATTACCTGTTTTCTGCTCGACAGCATTCCCACAAGAAGTATTGATAACACCACTAGTAAATCGAATGGAATTAACATATGGACCGAAATTTTGGGCAAAGCGCGCAATCTCATATCACACTAATTTTGTTGAACATGGCAGAGAAAGAAAAAACTATGCCGATGTCATAAAACGTGAAGGTTATTCTATAATTGATATGATTAAAAACCTAGAACATATATATGAGCGAGGAATTTAG